The following are encoded together in the Parabacteroides chongii genome:
- a CDS encoding metallophosphoesterase: MPTIFIALFCAYLAGNIYIFTRGAQALVAQPFGVKVLLTVLFWSCALSFAVSMLARNVKYPDVLAHTIHEVGTGWLVFTLYMVLFLVAFDIFKLFNGGFKYGFYISLLLTLSLLSYGYYHYQHPKTEVINIVINKVVNNDSSPMKAVAISDIHLGYGTNKAQLKKYVNMINAEKPDLILIGGDLIDNSVTPLYTENMQEELSQLKAPQGIYMVPGNHEYISGIKKSAEFIQSTPIQLLRDTVITLPNGVQIAGRDDRHNPSRLSLRTLSQNINPAQPVILLDHQPYDLQNTEKAGIDLQFSGHTHRGQIWPMSLLTDYLFQQSHGYRQWGNSHVYVSSGLSLWGPPFRIGTNSEMVVFNIAFK; encoded by the coding sequence ATGCCTACAATTTTCATAGCCCTCTTTTGCGCTTATCTAGCAGGGAATATCTATATATTCACCAGGGGGGCACAAGCTCTCGTTGCTCAACCTTTTGGTGTGAAAGTGCTTCTGACAGTTCTATTCTGGAGTTGTGCGCTTTCCTTCGCCGTCAGTATGCTGGCTAGAAATGTAAAATATCCGGATGTATTGGCACATACGATCCATGAAGTGGGAACAGGCTGGCTGGTATTTACCTTATATATGGTATTATTCCTGGTAGCATTCGATATATTCAAACTTTTCAACGGGGGTTTTAAATATGGGTTCTACATCTCTTTACTACTGACTTTAAGCCTGTTAAGCTATGGGTATTATCATTATCAACATCCGAAGACAGAAGTTATCAACATAGTTATCAACAAGGTTGTCAACAACGATTCCTCCCCGATGAAAGCGGTTGCCATAAGCGATATTCACCTGGGTTACGGAACAAACAAGGCACAACTGAAGAAATATGTAAACATGATCAATGCCGAAAAGCCGGATTTGATTCTGATCGGCGGCGATTTGATAGATAATAGCGTAACGCCCCTTTATACGGAGAATATGCAGGAAGAACTATCACAATTGAAAGCACCGCAGGGTATTTATATGGTTCCCGGAAATCATGAATACATCAGCGGAATAAAGAAAAGTGCCGAATTTATCCAGTCGACACCGATTCAACTCTTACGTGATACGGTAATCACGCTTCCCAACGGAGTGCAGATTGCCGGACGCGACGACCGTCACAATCCGTCACGCTTGTCTCTCCGGACATTATCACAAAACATTAACCCGGCCCAGCCTGTTATCCTTTTGGATCATCAACCATACGACCTGCAGAATACCGAAAAAGCCGGTATAGACTTACAGTTCAGCGGACATACGCATCGCGGACAGATCTGGCCGATGAGCCTGCTGACCGACTACCTGTTCCAGCAAAGTCACGGATACAGGCAATGGGGAAACAGTCATGTTTATGTATCTTCGGGCTTATCGCTCTGGGGACCTCCTTTCCGGATCGGCACAAACAGTGAAATGGTGGTATTCAATATTGCATTCAAGTAA
- a CDS encoding SagB/ThcOx family dehydrogenase, whose translation MRKISFFLTALLVISVMNAQDLKVIKLNAPDKTRGAAVMKAFSDRHSDREYASKELTAQDLSDLLWAANGINRTDGKRTAPSALNKQDIDVYVIMKDGAYLYDAKAHALTPIAEGDHRGAVGAGQDFVKEAPVSLVLVSDLSRFGNVGEHTKLMAAMDAGIVSQNINLCCAGIGLSTVPRATMDQAALKKILKLSDSQVLMMNNPVGYPK comes from the coding sequence ATGAGAAAGATTTCATTCTTTTTAACCGCTTTATTAGTCATTTCCGTTATGAATGCACAGGATCTCAAAGTTATTAAACTCAATGCTCCGGACAAGACACGCGGAGCCGCCGTCATGAAAGCCTTTTCCGACCGTCACTCCGACCGTGAATATGCTTCCAAAGAATTAACTGCTCAGGATCTTTCCGATTTGTTATGGGCAGCCAACGGTATTAATCGTACAGATGGAAAACGTACGGCTCCTTCGGCTTTAAACAAGCAGGACATCGACGTTTATGTGATCATGAAGGATGGCGCTTATCTGTATGATGCCAAAGCACATGCATTAACACCGATAGCCGAAGGCGATCACCGTGGGGCTGTAGGTGCCGGACAGGATTTTGTAAAAGAGGCACCGGTTTCTCTTGTTCTGGTATCTGACCTGTCCCGTTTTGGAAATGTAGGAGAGCATACCAAGCTGATGGCAGCCATGGATGCAGGTATTGTATCGCAGAATATCAATTTGTGTTGTGCCGGAATCGGATTATCGACTGTTCCCAGAGCCACCATGGACCAAGCTGCTTTGAAAAAGATACTCAAATTATCAGACAGTCAGGTATTGATGATGAATAATCCGGTGGGGTATCCGAAATAA
- a CDS encoding TonB-dependent receptor domain-containing protein: protein MKEKLLYLVLVLMMVVPLYAQSQNAADYTIKGQVVDSLSNETVPYATLNIALASAPQKAVKLLACDDDGKFTTTLKQPGKYIISMQSLGKVPAVKYFTLSENKKSLDLGKLYMNDDTQQLNEVTVVAQKPLVTVEVDKITYSLDDDPEAKTSNALEMFRKVPMVTVDGEDKIQLKGSSNYKIYMNGKPSNLLSGENASDVLKSMPASSIKNIEVITDPGSKYDAEGVGGIINIITTKNAMQGYTGTVRANASSLGSFGGGGYVSLKVGSLGLTANYGYNKRNSPWNDSHSERETDKDRLAEDGPTKLIEDGRSKYKGPFQYGYLEASYEIDTLNLISVGANLFRGKSENLSELDAVLNPMNVGINEQTAPIYRYHRNSNSESTFGSTDLNVDYQHSTSKKDELLTISYRFSQSPNDNESKTELSDVVTYYMEKDYPKWNINDASTIEHTGQVDYTTPLFNKQTLEAGVKYINRQNKSNTLEQVYDGETGIWVDQKRDNSQFHHTQHIYSAYLGYLVRLDKFGIKAGVRGEGTSLDAKFALKPDMDFNSNYFDVVPNATLTYQLDMSTQIRLGYNMRIQRPGIWYLNPYINDVNPQNISQGNPNLDSEKSNNVNLNFSKFTQKFSINASLSYTFVNNPIERHTFTANFPESDPRSQYNGAMWSTYDNVGKKQQVGMFLYGNWSPTTWFRIYMNGGLDYVSMKAPTLNKEKDGVSGRIFAGTQFTLPKDFRINLNGGYFSPWIQLQSEMSPFYFAGLNVSKDFLKKKLSVSLGANNPFWKTMKMETTTKGDGFHDVSTNWRSAREFRFSISYRFGTMKGQIKKVRRGISNDDSKGGGENNQGGGEQAM, encoded by the coding sequence ATGAAAGAAAAACTGCTCTACTTAGTGTTGGTGTTGATGATGGTTGTGCCTTTATATGCACAAAGCCAGAATGCCGCTGATTACACGATCAAGGGACAAGTTGTTGATTCCTTGTCTAATGAAACAGTTCCTTATGCAACGTTGAACATCGCTTTGGCTAGTGCCCCTCAGAAAGCGGTTAAATTGTTGGCTTGTGATGATGACGGTAAGTTTACCACTACCCTGAAACAACCCGGAAAGTACATCATATCCATGCAGTCGCTGGGAAAAGTTCCGGCTGTAAAGTATTTCACCTTGTCTGAAAACAAGAAAAGCCTGGATTTGGGTAAGTTGTATATGAATGACGATACCCAGCAATTGAATGAAGTAACCGTTGTTGCCCAAAAGCCATTGGTAACGGTGGAAGTGGATAAAATTACGTATAGCCTGGATGATGACCCGGAAGCTAAGACCAGCAATGCCTTGGAAATGTTCCGTAAAGTGCCGATGGTGACTGTCGACGGTGAAGACAAGATACAGTTGAAGGGATCTTCAAACTATAAGATTTATATGAATGGCAAACCTTCAAACCTGTTGAGCGGTGAAAATGCTTCAGATGTATTGAAAAGTATGCCTGCCAGTTCTATCAAGAATATCGAAGTCATTACCGATCCGGGATCAAAATATGATGCGGAAGGCGTCGGTGGTATTATCAATATTATCACGACTAAAAACGCCATGCAGGGATATACAGGAACAGTTCGTGCCAATGCCAGTTCACTGGGTAGCTTTGGCGGTGGCGGTTATGTCTCGTTGAAGGTCGGAAGCCTGGGGCTTACTGCTAACTATGGGTATAATAAAAGAAATTCTCCCTGGAATGATTCTCATAGTGAACGTGAAACGGATAAGGATCGCTTGGCTGAAGACGGACCGACTAAATTAATAGAGGACGGACGCAGCAAGTATAAAGGACCGTTCCAGTACGGTTATCTGGAAGCCAGTTACGAAATCGATACGCTTAACCTGATAAGCGTGGGGGCTAATCTCTTTCGTGGAAAATCAGAGAATCTTTCCGAATTGGATGCTGTATTGAATCCTATGAATGTTGGAATCAATGAACAGACTGCTCCAATTTATCGGTATCATCGTAATAGTAACTCTGAAAGTACTTTTGGATCGACTGACTTGAATGTAGACTATCAACACTCTACCTCTAAAAAAGATGAATTGCTGACAATCTCTTATCGTTTCAGCCAGTCTCCTAATGATAATGAAAGCAAAACAGAGTTGTCTGATGTGGTCACTTATTATATGGAAAAAGATTATCCGAAATGGAATATCAATGATGCTTCCACTATCGAACATACCGGACAGGTTGACTATACTACACCTCTTTTTAATAAACAGACGCTTGAGGCTGGTGTAAAATACATCAACCGTCAGAATAAGAGTAATACGTTGGAACAAGTTTATGATGGTGAAACAGGTATTTGGGTAGACCAAAAGAGAGACAATAGCCAATTCCATCATACACAGCATATTTATTCAGCTTATTTGGGTTATTTGGTTCGTCTGGATAAATTCGGAATCAAAGCAGGTGTTCGTGGAGAAGGAACAAGCCTGGATGCCAAGTTTGCTTTGAAACCGGATATGGATTTCAATTCTAATTATTTTGATGTGGTTCCGAATGCTACATTAACTTATCAATTGGATATGTCTACCCAGATTCGTTTAGGATATAATATGAGAATCCAGCGTCCGGGTATCTGGTATCTGAATCCTTATATCAATGATGTCAATCCTCAGAATATCTCTCAGGGTAATCCGAACCTGGATTCTGAAAAGAGTAATAATGTCAACTTAAACTTCAGTAAGTTTACTCAGAAGTTCAGTATCAATGCCAGTTTGAGCTATACATTCGTTAATAATCCGATCGAACGTCACACATTTACTGCCAATTTCCCGGAAAGCGATCCTCGTTCACAGTATAATGGTGCTATGTGGAGTACCTACGATAACGTAGGTAAGAAGCAGCAGGTTGGTATGTTTTTGTATGGTAACTGGTCTCCGACTACCTGGTTCCGTATTTATATGAACGGAGGTTTGGATTATGTAAGCATGAAAGCTCCTACTCTGAATAAGGAAAAAGACGGTGTCAGCGGACGAATCTTTGCCGGTACGCAGTTTACGCTGCCGAAAGATTTCCGTATCAACCTGAACGGTGGATATTTCAGTCCGTGGATTCAATTACAAAGTGAAATGTCTCCGTTCTATTTTGCCGGTTTGAATGTCAGCAAGGATTTCCTGAAAAAGAAATTGTCTGTTTCTTTGGGAGCAAATAATCCGTTCTGGAAAACCATGAAGATGGAAACGACCACCAAGGGAGACGGTTTCCATGATGTATCGACCAACTGGCGCAGTGCCCGTGAATTCCGTTTCAGTATATCCTACCGTTTCGGTACGATGAAGGGACAGATCAAGAAAGTACGTCGTGGTATCAGTAATGATGACTCGAAAGGCGGCGGAGAAAATAACCAGGGTGGCGGAGAACAGGCCATGTAA
- the lacZ4 gene encoding beta-glucuronidase LacZ4 has product MKHILIGLLLVLCSTLTYASRKEILLNNDWMFRFSHQVQKNSEQRVNLPHTWNSGDALSGKQDYYRGMGNYEKTLFVKPEWKGKRLFLRFEGVNTIATVFVNSVCLGEHRGGYGAFVFEITDKVEYGVENKILVKVNNALQLDIMPLVGDFNFYGGIYRDVNLIITDPVHISLTDYASPGVYLIQQKVTKEQADVKAKVLVSNSSSEKVPVQVNVKIWDADKIVQQQDLNLTVDAQQVHTAGLEFTIKNPHLWNGRKDPFMYRAEVTLLAGGKEIDKVEQPLGLRFYHVDAEKGFFLNGEHLKLHGVCRHQDRAERGNALYKEHHEEDAAIIAEMGTNAIRLAHYPQATYFYDLMDKYGMVTWAEIPFIGPGGYQDRGFNDLPSFRENGKEQLKELIRQHYNHPSICFWGLFNELKTHGDNPIEYIKELNELAHQEDPTRPTTAASFLSYDSDISKITDVIAWNQYFGWYGGSPSDMGKWLDANHKAHPDYKIAISEYGAGASIYHQQDSIKPGVASGWWHPENFQTFYHMGNWEAIAERPFVWGSFIWNLFDFGAAHRTEGDRPGINDKGLVTFDRKVKKDAFYYYKANWNKDDKFVYIANRRHRDRATQVTDVMVFSNLPEVELFVNGKSQGKQTPDKYATFVWKGVNLTDGENTVEARAVQKKNNISDSVNWTCK; this is encoded by the coding sequence ATGAAACACATTCTTATCGGTTTACTGCTGGTGTTGTGCAGTACATTAACTTATGCCTCCCGTAAGGAGATACTTTTAAATAATGACTGGATGTTCCGTTTTTCGCATCAGGTGCAGAAGAATAGCGAGCAGCGCGTCAACCTTCCACATACCTGGAATAGCGGTGATGCCCTTTCCGGAAAACAGGATTATTATCGTGGAATGGGAAATTATGAGAAAACATTGTTCGTGAAACCGGAGTGGAAAGGTAAACGTTTATTCCTGCGCTTTGAAGGAGTTAATACGATCGCTACAGTTTTTGTAAATTCCGTTTGTCTGGGAGAACACCGTGGTGGTTATGGCGCTTTCGTTTTTGAAATAACAGATAAAGTAGAATATGGTGTCGAAAATAAGATACTGGTAAAGGTGAATAACGCCCTGCAACTGGATATTATGCCGTTGGTCGGCGATTTCAATTTCTATGGCGGCATTTATCGGGATGTCAACCTGATCATTACGGATCCGGTACATATTTCATTGACCGATTATGCATCTCCCGGCGTTTATCTGATACAGCAAAAGGTAACGAAAGAACAGGCTGATGTAAAGGCTAAGGTACTTGTATCGAATAGTTCGTCGGAGAAGGTACCGGTGCAGGTGAATGTAAAGATATGGGATGCAGATAAAATTGTACAGCAACAGGATCTGAATCTGACTGTAGATGCTCAGCAAGTACATACAGCCGGTTTGGAATTTACCATAAAGAACCCGCATCTGTGGAACGGCAGGAAAGATCCGTTCATGTATCGTGCGGAGGTTACTTTGCTCGCTGGCGGAAAAGAAATAGATAAAGTGGAACAGCCGTTGGGATTGCGTTTCTATCATGTTGACGCAGAGAAAGGTTTCTTCCTGAATGGCGAACATCTGAAACTGCATGGCGTATGCCGTCACCAGGACCGTGCGGAACGGGGGAATGCCCTATATAAAGAGCACCATGAAGAAGATGCAGCCATTATTGCAGAGATGGGTACAAATGCCATCCGTCTGGCACATTATCCGCAGGCTACTTATTTCTATGATTTAATGGATAAATACGGTATGGTGACCTGGGCGGAGATTCCCTTTATCGGACCGGGCGGTTACCAGGACAGAGGTTTTAACGATCTGCCCTCTTTCCGTGAGAACGGCAAAGAACAACTGAAAGAGTTGATTCGTCAGCATTACAATCACCCGTCCATCTGTTTTTGGGGCTTATTCAATGAATTGAAAACACATGGAGACAATCCGATCGAATATATCAAGGAACTGAATGAACTGGCTCACCAGGAAGACCCGACACGTCCGACAACGGCTGCCAGCTTCCTGTCGTATGACAGCGATATCAGTAAAATAACTGATGTGATTGCCTGGAACCAGTATTTCGGCTGGTATGGAGGTTCTCCCTCCGATATGGGAAAATGGCTGGATGCCAATCATAAAGCACATCCGGATTATAAGATCGCCATTAGTGAATACGGTGCAGGTGCCAGTATTTATCATCAGCAAGATTCTATTAAGCCGGGTGTAGCTTCCGGTTGGTGGCATCCGGAGAATTTCCAGACATTCTATCATATGGGTAACTGGGAGGCTATTGCCGAACGTCCGTTTGTTTGGGGTTCTTTCATCTGGAACCTGTTCGATTTTGGGGCTGCCCATCGTACGGAAGGGGATCGTCCGGGTATTAACGATAAAGGGTTGGTTACATTCGACCGTAAGGTAAAGAAGGATGCTTTCTATTATTATAAAGCAAACTGGAACAAAGACGATAAATTTGTTTACATCGCTAACCGTCGCCATCGCGACCGCGCCACGCAAGTGACTGATGTGATGGTATTTTCTAATCTACCTGAGGTTGAGTTGTTTGTGAATGGTAAAAGCCAAGGAAAACAGACACCGGATAAGTATGCTACATTTGTATGGAAAGGTGTAAATCTGACGGATGGAGAAAATACGGTTGAGGCTCGTGCTGTACAAAAGAAGAACAATATATCTGATAGTGTAAACTGGACTTGTAAGTAA
- a CDS encoding SusC/RagA family TonB-linked outer membrane protein, protein MTKDFNRFYLSRQMFIGATMFLVSVGMASANQGIEIPVSDALAASPQQAKKKVSGTVEDAMGPIAGANVIEKGTTNGTITDMNGSFNLDVSPNAVLVVTFIGYTEQQVSVGNQTSFTIKLKEDTQALDEVVVVGYGTQKKVNLTGSVSSVNFEEQALSRPITNVSNALAGLSAGVQVMQSSGNPGSDGSTIRIRGVGTLNNADPLVLIDGMEGSMDLVNPQDIESISVLKDAASSSIYGSRAANGVILITTKKGKAGKLSVSYSGRISYAQPTNLIDQVSNYADYMGWINESFENIGQPKHFAQSTIDLWREKSADPNGLNENGVPNYIAYPNTDWQKVLFEHGIINDHNVSVSGGTEKLRVLMTAGYLDNPGLVKNTGIRKYSLRANIEADIAKWLTVGTRTFATQEDKEVGHFDNANNFLRQTTPGVYPEWNGQYGYPEAPEESATANNIASYLVSQDGHRQKTNFNTTLFSRISPIEGLSWDFNLNYKRYWEDNANWTNPFEKVKFSDGTVMSPATTPADMSTYFYNRADYSYTIQNLLRYNKTIKEDHDFGIMLGYEEYYYKQDTRSAQKKGLIDSSVHTPGSATEMQSIGGGAYDKSRRSFFGRINYAYKSRYLFEANLRRDGNSRYHPDYRWGTFPSFSAAWRISEEAFMVNTKNWLDNLKVRASYGSVGNDGGTDVGNYEYQSTYSSARYPFGGLLASGLASTSIANSMLSWETTTMTNVGVDLNALNNRLSFTMDVFNYKTKDILYRPSINITVGNKTAPRQNIAEMKKKGIELTLGWQDRIGEVSYSVNGNFSYTPNKVTYYKGKLKAGYDENGKWVSNIGDVASSSSAIDPVVEDHIKGEFYTRNPYQGSGKGYAADGIGGGPVDGMIRTETDMEWLKAMIDAGYTFMPNQTVKKDRLWYGDYVYADANGDGIYGGTDDREFMNISKDPKYNFGLQMSAAWKGIDISMNWAGAAGFNLYWGATTGYNSPTTRVGLALPTEIAKDHYFYDPENPSDPRTNINAKYGRLVNGESGYQNTEATSLYIFNGNYLKLKNLTVGYTLPAAISKKAYMDNLRLYVSVENVFNITKYPGQDPELGAYPEYTSLRQFAFGVNVTF, encoded by the coding sequence ATGACGAAGGATTTTAATCGTTTTTATTTATCAAGGCAGATGTTCATAGGTGCTACGATGTTCCTGGTATCCGTAGGCATGGCCTCTGCCAATCAGGGAATCGAGATTCCTGTTTCCGATGCACTTGCCGCTTCACCTCAGCAGGCAAAGAAAAAAGTAAGCGGAACAGTAGAAGATGCCATGGGACCTATCGCGGGTGCCAATGTTATTGAAAAAGGTACAACAAACGGAACGATTACCGATATGAACGGTAGTTTTAACCTGGATGTTTCTCCTAATGCTGTTTTGGTCGTTACTTTCATCGGTTATACGGAGCAACAGGTCTCCGTTGGAAACCAAACGTCATTTACTATTAAGCTGAAGGAAGACACACAAGCCTTGGATGAAGTAGTAGTAGTAGGTTACGGTACACAAAAGAAAGTGAACCTGACCGGTTCTGTCTCTTCCGTTAATTTTGAAGAACAAGCTTTGTCCAGACCTATTACGAATGTTTCCAATGCACTGGCTGGTTTGAGTGCAGGTGTACAGGTTATGCAGAGCTCCGGTAATCCTGGTAGTGACGGGTCCACTATTCGTATCCGTGGTGTCGGTACGTTGAATAACGCTGACCCTCTGGTATTGATTGACGGAATGGAAGGTTCCATGGACCTGGTAAACCCGCAGGATATCGAGAGTATTTCTGTGTTGAAAGATGCTGCATCTTCTTCTATTTATGGTTCACGTGCAGCCAATGGTGTTATTTTGATTACGACCAAAAAAGGAAAAGCCGGAAAGTTGTCCGTTTCTTATTCGGGACGTATTTCTTATGCCCAGCCGACGAATCTGATCGATCAGGTTAGTAATTATGCGGACTATATGGGCTGGATCAATGAATCGTTTGAAAATATCGGTCAGCCGAAACATTTTGCACAAAGCACTATCGATCTCTGGCGCGAAAAATCGGCAGATCCGAACGGGCTGAATGAGAATGGCGTACCGAATTACATTGCTTATCCGAATACGGATTGGCAGAAAGTTTTGTTTGAACATGGTATCATTAATGACCATAACGTTTCTGTTTCCGGCGGAACGGAAAAGCTGCGCGTATTGATGACTGCCGGTTATCTGGATAATCCGGGATTGGTAAAAAATACAGGTATCCGGAAATATTCTTTGCGTGCCAATATAGAAGCGGATATCGCTAAATGGCTAACTGTCGGAACGCGTACTTTCGCGACTCAGGAGGACAAGGAGGTCGGCCATTTCGATAATGCCAATAACTTCCTGCGTCAGACAACTCCGGGCGTTTATCCGGAATGGAACGGACAATACGGTTATCCGGAAGCACCGGAAGAGAGTGCAACAGCCAATAATATTGCCTCTTATCTGGTTTCTCAGGACGGACACAGACAAAAGACGAACTTTAATACGACTCTTTTCTCCCGTATATCTCCGATTGAAGGACTTTCATGGGATTTTAATCTGAACTACAAGCGATACTGGGAAGACAATGCCAATTGGACCAATCCGTTTGAGAAGGTAAAATTCAGTGATGGAACCGTTATGTCTCCGGCTACTACTCCGGCTGATATGTCGACCTATTTTTATAACCGGGCAGACTACAGTTACACGATTCAGAATCTTTTGCGTTATAATAAAACCATTAAGGAAGATCATGATTTTGGAATCATGCTGGGGTATGAAGAATATTATTACAAGCAGGATACCCGTAGTGCCCAGAAAAAAGGTTTGATCGATTCGAGTGTTCACACTCCGGGTTCAGCAACGGAAATGCAAAGTATTGGCGGTGGTGCTTACGACAAGTCCAGACGTTCTTTCTTTGGCCGTATTAATTATGCCTACAAATCCAGATATTTGTTTGAAGCAAACTTGCGACGGGATGGAAACTCCCGCTATCATCCGGACTATCGTTGGGGTACTTTCCCTTCTTTCTCTGCAGCCTGGCGTATCTCGGAAGAGGCTTTTATGGTAAATACAAAGAACTGGCTGGATAACCTGAAGGTCCGTGCTTCATACGGCTCTGTAGGTAATGACGGTGGCACTGATGTAGGTAACTATGAGTATCAGTCTACTTATAGCTCTGCCCGTTATCCGTTCGGTGGCCTTCTGGCATCCGGGCTGGCATCTACCTCTATTGCCAATTCCATGTTATCCTGGGAAACAACAACGATGACGAATGTAGGCGTTGACTTGAATGCCTTGAATAACCGTCTTTCTTTCACGATGGATGTATTCAACTATAAAACGAAAGATATCTTGTATAGACCTTCTATCAATATCACTGTCGGTAATAAGACGGCTCCCCGCCAGAATATTGCCGAGATGAAGAAAAAAGGTATCGAGTTGACCTTAGGATGGCAGGATAGAATTGGGGAAGTAAGTTACTCTGTAAACGGTAATTTCTCTTACACCCCGAATAAAGTAACCTACTACAAAGGTAAGTTGAAGGCAGGATACGATGAAAATGGTAAATGGGTAAGCAATATCGGAGATGTGGCATCCAGTTCTTCGGCAATCGATCCGGTAGTGGAAGACCATATTAAGGGTGAGTTTTATACTCGTAATCCATATCAGGGCTCCGGAAAAGGTTATGCTGCTGATGGAATCGGCGGTGGACCGGTTGACGGTATGATCCGTACTGAAACCGATATGGAGTGGTTGAAGGCGATGATCGATGCAGGCTATACCTTTATGCCGAATCAGACGGTAAAAAAAGATCGTCTTTGGTATGGCGACTATGTGTATGCAGATGCAAACGGTGATGGAATTTATGGCGGTACGGACGACCGTGAGTTTATGAACATATCCAAAGACCCGAAATACAACTTCGGATTGCAAATGTCGGCAGCGTGGAAAGGTATCGATATATCTATGAACTGGGCTGGTGCAGCCGGTTTCAACCTTTATTGGGGAGCTACGACTGGTTACAATTCACCGACAACGCGTGTAGGTTTGGCTTTACCGACAGAGATTGCCAAAGATCATTATTTCTATGATCCGGAAAATCCTTCTGACCCGCGTACCAATATCAATGCAAAATACGGTCGTCTGGTGAATGGAGAAAGCGGCTATCAGAATACGGAAGCGACAAGTCTTTATATTTTCAATGGTAATTACTTGAAATTGAAGAATCTGACGGTTGGTTATACATTGCCGGCTGCTATAAGTAAGAAAGCATACATGGATAATCTTCGTTTGTATGTCTCTGTTGAAAATGTGTTCAATATCACAAAGTACCCGGGACAAGATCCTGAATTGGGGGCATATCCTGAATATACTTCTTTAAGACAATTCGCATTCGGGGTTAATGTTACATTTTAA